A region from the Rosa rugosa chromosome 6, drRosRugo1.1, whole genome shotgun sequence genome encodes:
- the LOC133715330 gene encoding cytosolic sulfotransferase 15-like: MAITENQPADHEEEKLSDECKALLLSLPKEKGWRTLHQYRFQGFWCQSAEIQSIMAFQNHFQANDSDVVLATIPKSGTTWLKALAFAIVNRHRFSIKSHPLLTSNPHHLVPFLEYNLYANNQLPDLSNFPEPRLFGTHIPYPSLGTIKKSNCKIVYICRNPFDTFVSSWHFVNKGKPQSETPMSLEEAFDLYCKGIVGFGPFWEHMLGYWKESLNRPDKVMFLKYEDMKEDGALHLKTLAKFLEYPFTLEEERNGVIQDIEKLCSFETMKKLEVNKSGMFVKNFENKSLFRKAEVGDWVNYLSPKMAERLSKVIEERLGGSGLKFNVFS; the protein is encoded by the coding sequence ATGGCTATCACAGAAAACCAGCCGGCTGATCACGAGGAAGAAAAGCTCAGTGATGAGTGCAAGGCactccttctttctctccccAAAGAGAAAGGCTGGAGAACCCTGCACCAATATCGATTCCAGGGTTTCTGGTGCCAATCTGCTGAAATCCAATCCATAATGGCTTTCCAAAACCACTTCCAAGCTAATGACTCCGACGTAGTCTTGGCCACCATCCCAAAATCCGGCACAACATGGTTAAAAGCCTTGGCTTTTGCTATCGTGAACCGACACCGCTTCTCAATCAAGAGCCATCCTTTGCTCACTTCCAACCCTCATCACCTTGTGCCATTCCTCGAGTACAATCTCTATGCAAACAACCAACTTCCTGATCTCTCCAACTTTCCTGAGCCAAGACTGTTTGGGACACACATTCCTTATCCTTCTTTGGGTACAATCAAAAAGTCCAACTGTAAGATAGTTTATATCTGCAGAAACCCATTCGACACATTTGTTTCTAGTTGGCATTTCGTCAACAAAGGGAAGCCACAGTCTGAAACTCCAATGTCCCTTGAGGAGGCCTTTGATTTGTATTGCAAGGGCATCGTTGGGTTTGGTCCATTTTGGGAGCACATGTTGGGGTACTGGAAAGAGAGCTTGAACAGACCCGACAAGGTCATGTTCTTAAAGTACGAGGACATGAAGGAAGATGGTGCACTTCACTTGAAAACATTGGCAAAGTTCCTGGAGTACCCTTTTACTTTGGAGGAGGAGAGAAATGGTGTGATTCAAGATATAGAAAAGCTCTGTTCTTTTGAGACCATGAAGAAATTGGAGGTGAATAAAAGTGGCATGTTTGTCAAGAACTTCGAGAATAAGAGCCTGTTTAGAAAAGCTGAGGTGGGAGATTGGGTTAACTATTTGAGCCCTAAGATGGCGGAGAGGTTGTCCAAAGTCATAGAAGAAAGGTTGGGTGGTTCTGGTTTGAAATTCAATGTGTTTTCTTAG